From Bacilli bacterium PM5-9, one genomic window encodes:
- a CDS encoding single-strand DNA-binding protein (product_source=KO:K03111; cath_funfam=2.40.50.140; cog=COG0629; ko=KO:K03111; pfam=PF00436; superfamily=50249; tigrfam=TIGR00621), producing MLNQIVVVGRLVKDPVINETQDGKKLANITLAVQRSFKNIEGNYEVDFIDCVLWKGIAESTANYCAKGSVIGIKGRLMTSLYKNNEGSTCKNVEVVAEKVSFLGYPSREKPKEPTNE from the coding sequence ATGCTTAATCAAATCGTTGTAGTTGGAAGATTAGTAAAAGATCCTGTAATAAACGAAACACAAGATGGTAAGAAATTAGCGAATATTACATTAGCTGTTCAAAGAAGTTTTAAGAACATTGAAGGAAATTATGAAGTAGATTTTATTGATTGCGTTTTATGGAAGGGTATAGCTGAAAGCACAGCAAATTATTGTGCAAAAGGTAGTGTTATCGGTATTAAAGGTCGTTTAATGACTTCCCTTTACAAAAACAATGAAGGTTCAACATGTAAGAATGTTGAAGTAGTTGCTGAAAAAGTTAGCTTCTTAGGTTATCCTAGTAGAGAAAAACCTAAAGAACCAACTAATGAGTAG